The following are from one region of the Rosistilla carotiformis genome:
- a CDS encoding Gfo/Idh/MocA family protein, producing the protein MQNNPENARRQFLKRSAATSAMVAAAPWVVSPQALGKTRVAPSDKISLGVIGIGPRCTYDLKSMLTLDDVQVVAVADVQESRRVAGKKLIDGHYKNDDCVVYRDFRELLSRDDIDTVIVATGDRWHASASMLAAEAGKDVYSEKPCGITIDLCQQLAETMKRTDRVFQAGTQRRSVPNFQQAVRLAQTGALGKLHTLYASVYIPTLSNNWLPGEPTPDRETCDWNMWLGPAPWRPYNSKYVNGGWRGLYDFDSGARLLDWGAHTVDLCQMANNSDDTLPVEYSPSETNITCMYANGVKLVIDFLKEPFGDRGPNWITRLGTCPVRFVGSEGSVETGDSGEIVVKPADLQSRVGDYKRVVGLDVTAHARDFFDCVKSRKAPIANAEVMRRSHVACHAAALAWMLQRKLTLDPKTETFVGDDEANRLRSRPARDWS; encoded by the coding sequence ATGCAAAACAACCCCGAAAATGCTCGCCGTCAATTCCTTAAACGTTCCGCTGCCACGTCCGCCATGGTCGCCGCAGCCCCTTGGGTGGTTTCCCCACAGGCTTTGGGCAAAACGCGGGTCGCCCCAAGCGACAAGATCTCATTGGGCGTGATCGGTATTGGCCCACGCTGCACCTATGACCTGAAGTCGATGCTGACCCTGGACGACGTCCAGGTCGTCGCCGTTGCCGACGTACAGGAGTCGCGCCGCGTCGCAGGCAAAAAGCTTATCGACGGCCACTACAAGAACGATGACTGCGTCGTCTATCGCGACTTCCGCGAACTCCTATCGCGTGATGACATCGACACCGTGATCGTGGCAACCGGCGACCGCTGGCACGCATCGGCATCAATGCTTGCCGCAGAAGCGGGCAAAGATGTTTACAGCGAGAAGCCATGCGGCATCACAATCGATCTCTGCCAACAACTTGCGGAAACGATGAAGCGGACCGATCGCGTGTTCCAAGCGGGAACACAACGCCGCAGTGTCCCTAATTTCCAACAAGCCGTGCGACTGGCGCAAACCGGCGCGTTGGGCAAACTGCACACGCTCTATGCGTCGGTCTACATCCCTACGCTCAGCAATAACTGGCTCCCTGGCGAACCGACTCCCGATCGCGAAACCTGCGACTGGAACATGTGGCTGGGACCCGCCCCCTGGCGTCCTTACAACAGCAAGTACGTGAACGGAGGATGGCGAGGGCTCTACGATTTCGATTCCGGCGCCCGACTGCTGGACTGGGGCGCGCACACGGTCGACCTGTGCCAAATGGCAAACAACTCCGACGACACACTGCCTGTGGAATACAGCCCCTCGGAAACAAATATCACTTGCATGTATGCCAACGGCGTCAAGCTGGTTATCGACTTCCTGAAAGAACCATTTGGCGATCGCGGCCCAAACTGGATCACTCGACTGGGAACCTGTCCGGTTCGATTTGTCGGCAGCGAAGGCTCTGTTGAAACAGGCGACAGCGGCGAGATTGTGGTCAAGCCTGCAGACCTTCAATCGCGCGTCGGAGACTACAAACGCGTGGTCGGTCTGGACGTGACCGCACACGCACGCGACTTCTTCGATTGCGTGAAGTCTCGCAAAGCACCGATCGCCAACGCTGAAGTCATGCGTCGATCGCACGTCGCATGCCACGCAGCAGCGCTTGCCTGGATGTTGCAACGCAAGCTGACACTGGACCCGAAAACCGAAACGTTTGTCGGCGATGACGAGGCAAATCGGTTGCGATCACGCCCAGCGCGCGACTGGAGCTAG
- the rplC gene encoding 50S ribosomal protein L3, with translation MTQLYSDDGTVMTVTVLEAGPCNVLQVRTQERDGYQAVQLGFSDKPRRLASRSERGHVAKLDSKRQRDRNKSGAAVVAKADCEPQRFVREIRGETDLEVGAQVGVDAFAEVKAVDVTGTSKGRGFAGVMKRHNFSGQRATHGVKKVHRHAGGTGCSASPSRTFKGRRMAGQYGNVKHTKRNLQVVRVDAENNLIMVRGGVPGPAGGYVVIRETNMVR, from the coding sequence ATGACGCAGTTGTACTCCGACGACGGCACGGTAATGACCGTGACTGTGCTCGAAGCTGGTCCATGCAATGTCTTGCAGGTTCGTACCCAGGAGCGTGATGGTTATCAGGCGGTGCAGTTAGGCTTCTCTGATAAGCCTCGCCGGTTGGCGAGTCGCAGCGAGCGTGGCCATGTTGCCAAGCTGGACAGCAAGCGTCAGCGTGACCGCAATAAGTCAGGTGCTGCTGTTGTTGCCAAGGCGGATTGCGAGCCGCAACGTTTTGTTCGCGAAATTCGCGGTGAAACCGATCTTGAAGTCGGTGCGCAGGTTGGCGTTGACGCCTTTGCAGAAGTGAAGGCTGTTGATGTTACCGGTACCAGCAAGGGTCGTGGTTTCGCTGGTGTTATGAAGCGACATAACTTCTCTGGTCAACGTGCAACGCACGGTGTCAAGAAAGTGCACCGTCATGCTGGTGGTACTGGTTGCAGTGCCTCGCCAAGCCGGACCTTCAAGGGTCGTCGCATGGCTGGTCAGTATGGAAATGTGAAGCACACGAAACGAAACCTTCAGGTTGTGCGTGTCGATGCCGAAAACAATTTGATCATGGTGCGCGGTGGCGTTCCGGGTCCGGCTGGTGGATACGTTGTCATCCGCGAAACGAACATGGTCAGGTAG
- the rpsJ gene encoding 30S ribosomal protein S10 has protein sequence MASPHEIIRIRMEAYDHSILDQSAADIVDTVKRTHSEVHGPIPLPTRIERYTVISGPFVNKKARQQFEIRTHKRLIDIVQATAKTIEALNKLSLPAGVDIKIKATAS, from the coding sequence GTGGCGTCTCCTCACGAAATCATCCGAATCCGCATGGAAGCCTACGATCATTCGATCTTGGACCAGAGTGCGGCTGACATTGTTGATACCGTGAAGCGGACTCACAGTGAAGTTCACGGGCCGATCCCGTTGCCGACTCGCATCGAGCGATACACGGTGATCTCTGGGCCGTTTGTGAATAAGAAAGCACGTCAGCAGTTCGAAATTCGGACGCATAAGCGATTGATCGACATTGTTCAAGCGACCGCAAAGACGATCGAAGCTCTCAATAAGTTGAGCTTGCCAGCGGGCGTTGACATTAAGATCAAGGCAACTGCTAGCTAG
- a CDS encoding DUF1559 family PulG-like putative transporter, giving the protein MKTQTAFLLFVMWTPSLAWAQPAADATAPAPATPSEASPAVPAEPAEPATEVDSAIPEDYDSLVQRKSQLINEYRDADQKQQTDLALKKLNELFVTEVKLLEMAEEQLGADNVDLTNAYRATPQGDGGLLAFSLYELGEYKRSAELYSQTINIARRRTDLKLEAYNDLVCLNRRAQQLAQATPEAIDRYNAAIKTSKEVEALLAAKQFDRVAALSPEALATRKEIAGITPKLASEYGTLATALTQTGQTEQAEAAFDTSLEMYEQTIGKETVRYATLLYNKAIFYRDLGRLAEAEAALLETRRIENRLGVDVPSQLMTLNEIAGLYRKTEESEKFDRIVGEYRHLERNSHLGLVALQRHVPLNAYLVGSFDPASLVEDPSLKFLPHELFANLANQMLGVDPATIQSAVGFLSVAPIEQAVCWGVLLKPIVGAELAVRLPFKTVDASVGDFSYQKTAAKTGFAGGYGTLPDGTVFVGTENALKQVLAMQEAKPEVTENSKLGRRMRQMHGSGRLLVAFDMAKIQLFAQAMASEMPPLPPQLANLKSLPDHLDSAGLTISFKESPYVSLQMSPRGDSSVGNLDAISRQALEFGANQLLQTITDSIQATNSPIAEPVQAYLKRMILAKYKELTPRAEADQLVLQLENILDLEAAFHVGLLLPAVQGARASAQGMGSSNNLKQIALAMHNYHDTYGQLPARRVNASEKATGLSWRVHVLPFLEQGDLYKQFHLDEPWDSEHNKALIEKMPSVFASPGIELPAGETIFLTFDGPGTLMQNDRATRFGEITDGTSNTIMAVEANPDRSVIWTKPDDLTYDPQQPLNGLGGARPNGFYIMLADGAVLLQPADVAPKTIAAMATMAGGEIVDFQ; this is encoded by the coding sequence ATGAAGACCCAAACTGCCTTCCTACTGTTCGTCATGTGGACACCCTCTCTGGCATGGGCGCAGCCTGCCGCCGATGCAACTGCGCCCGCCCCAGCAACCCCCAGCGAAGCAAGTCCCGCGGTACCCGCCGAACCGGCAGAACCCGCCACCGAGGTCGATTCGGCGATCCCCGAAGACTACGATTCACTGGTCCAGCGGAAGTCGCAACTCATTAACGAGTATCGCGATGCTGACCAGAAGCAACAGACCGATTTAGCGCTCAAAAAGCTGAACGAACTGTTTGTTACCGAAGTGAAGTTGCTGGAAATGGCGGAGGAGCAACTCGGTGCTGACAACGTCGACCTCACGAATGCTTACCGCGCGACACCCCAAGGGGATGGCGGCCTGCTGGCCTTCTCGCTCTACGAACTCGGTGAATACAAACGCTCTGCGGAGCTCTACAGTCAGACGATTAACATCGCACGCCGTCGGACCGACCTGAAACTGGAAGCTTACAATGACCTGGTTTGTTTGAACCGCCGCGCCCAACAACTCGCCCAAGCGACGCCCGAAGCGATCGATCGCTACAATGCAGCGATAAAGACTTCCAAAGAAGTGGAAGCGTTGCTGGCGGCAAAGCAGTTCGATCGTGTCGCTGCGTTAAGCCCCGAGGCGCTGGCCACGCGAAAAGAGATCGCGGGCATCACCCCAAAACTAGCCAGCGAATACGGCACCCTAGCCACCGCCTTGACCCAAACCGGCCAGACCGAGCAGGCGGAAGCCGCTTTCGATACGTCGCTTGAAATGTATGAGCAGACGATAGGCAAGGAGACCGTCCGCTACGCAACACTCTTGTACAACAAAGCAATCTTTTATCGCGACCTGGGCCGCTTGGCCGAGGCCGAGGCGGCACTGTTGGAGACGCGGAGGATCGAAAATCGCTTGGGCGTCGATGTCCCATCGCAACTGATGACACTCAATGAAATTGCGGGTCTCTATCGCAAGACCGAGGAATCGGAGAAGTTCGATCGCATCGTGGGTGAATACCGTCACCTGGAGCGAAATTCGCACCTGGGACTCGTTGCGTTACAACGCCACGTGCCGCTGAATGCGTATCTTGTCGGAAGTTTCGATCCGGCCTCGCTCGTTGAAGACCCCTCGCTGAAATTCTTGCCACACGAACTGTTCGCGAACCTGGCCAATCAGATGCTGGGCGTCGATCCCGCCACGATCCAGTCGGCCGTTGGTTTTCTGAGCGTTGCGCCCATCGAACAGGCTGTCTGCTGGGGCGTACTGCTGAAACCGATCGTTGGTGCTGAACTGGCGGTGCGGTTGCCCTTTAAGACGGTCGACGCAAGCGTCGGCGATTTTAGCTACCAAAAGACAGCGGCCAAGACTGGATTTGCCGGCGGTTACGGCACGCTTCCCGATGGCACGGTGTTCGTAGGGACGGAGAATGCACTCAAGCAGGTTTTGGCGATGCAGGAAGCCAAACCCGAGGTCACCGAAAACAGCAAATTGGGGCGCCGCATGCGGCAGATGCATGGCAGCGGCAGGTTGTTGGTCGCGTTTGACATGGCGAAGATCCAACTGTTTGCCCAAGCCATGGCCTCGGAGATGCCCCCGCTGCCGCCACAGCTTGCCAACCTGAAGTCATTGCCCGACCATCTCGATTCTGCCGGCCTGACGATCTCGTTCAAAGAGTCGCCGTACGTGTCGCTGCAAATGTCGCCGCGTGGCGATTCCTCGGTGGGCAATCTCGACGCGATCTCGCGGCAAGCGCTGGAATTCGGTGCGAATCAGTTGCTGCAGACGATCACCGATTCGATACAAGCAACGAACAGCCCGATCGCGGAACCGGTGCAGGCTTATCTGAAGCGGATGATTCTCGCGAAGTACAAAGAGCTAACGCCGCGGGCCGAAGCAGACCAATTGGTATTGCAGCTGGAGAATATCCTGGATCTGGAAGCTGCGTTTCACGTCGGACTGCTGCTGCCCGCAGTCCAGGGGGCCAGAGCATCGGCACAGGGAATGGGAAGTTCCAACAACCTAAAGCAGATTGCTTTGGCGATGCACAACTACCATGACACCTATGGCCAGTTACCAGCACGGCGAGTGAACGCGAGCGAAAAAGCGACCGGGCTCAGCTGGCGGGTTCACGTGCTACCGTTCCTGGAACAGGGGGATCTGTACAAACAGTTCCATCTCGATGAGCCCTGGGACAGTGAGCACAACAAGGCGCTGATCGAAAAGATGCCAAGCGTGTTTGCCTCGCCCGGAATCGAATTGCCAGCGGGCGAGACGATCTTTTTGACCTTCGACGGTCCTGGGACGCTGATGCAAAACGATCGCGCCACGCGGTTCGGCGAGATCACCGATGGGACGTCCAATACGATCATGGCGGTCGAAGCGAACCCTGACCGATCGGTCATCTGGACCAAGCCGGACGATCTTACCTACGACCCGCAGCAGCCTCTCAATGGACTGGGAGGGGCACGGCCGAATGGCTTTTACATCATGCTGGCAGACGGAGCGGTTCTCCTGCAACCTGCAGACGTGGCCCCCAAGACCATCGCCGCAATGGCGACGATGGCGGGTGGAGAAATTGTCGACTTCCAGTAG